The Sceloporus undulatus isolate JIND9_A2432 ecotype Alabama chromosome 7, SceUnd_v1.1, whole genome shotgun sequence genome segment CGTGAATTCACTACTTACCGAATCCGAGCGGCTGACCGCCGATGCGCACCATCCGCCATAACTCTCCGGACGAACTGGTCAGCAAGAGGTCACTTGGAAACCTGGGAAATGGACAACAGAGCAGTCATCGCTTGACCCTTCAATCCAAGCCGCCGCTGCCAATGTCTCTTTGTACATGAAACTGCGTGGTTTGCGCAGTTTTACCGCCATTGTCACGCTCACTTCTCCTTGGTCTCCGCATCCATGACGATGGAGATGTACCCCTCGATCAGCGAGAAGGCGAAGAACGCGAACGACTCCGCACCACCGCCGCTACCGCCGTCCAAAGATGCACTCTCCTTCGCGGCGCTGGAAACAGAAACAAGATGGCGGAGGCATGCATTAGCGTTTTTCGAAAACCTCACCTTCCATTTCGGTTTACGTTGGGAGGATAGTTGCGCAGAACGTGACCGGACGCCACAACGGACACGAATGTTACCTGTGTGAGTAGAACAAGACATCCAAAAGTATCGTGGCGATGGCGGGCAACGTCTCCGGCGCAACGCTAAGGATGCAGAAGCGGTTTGGAGGGCTCTGGAACGGATGGACGTTGGCGCTGACTGCTAGAATGAGAGAAGATGGACACCTCAGACGCCGACAACCAGCAGGGACAACGCCTTCATGCATCTAATGAGGCGATCACGCAGTCGGCATACGTGGCAGCCACTTTGTGACGCACCTTGTTTGGGCCTGACGAACCCGTTGGTGGCGTCGTCGCATTTGGCGGGGACCGGCTCTCCGTTGACCTCTTGGTAAATCTCGAACTCGTTGGCCAAAGTGTGGATGACCACTGGAAGGTCCTTCTCGCGCACCTGGGGAAAAATGGACGTGCGGAAATGGCGTGACGGACGCCATTTTGGATTCCCCACTATGCCATCCTTATTATATTGCAACTATCAGAATTATTATatgtttattaaattaaattgaaatgtAATTATAATATTTATGATATTTCTAATTTAAATattataattacattttaatttaatatttcatataaatattaaaatgtaatatttttgtatatatattaaaaagggaATAATTATTATATGCTTACGTTTATATTAGaatgattattttaatgtttgtattagaaattaattaattattatattttgatcatggaaaaatataataattataaatataaaaatataaatattatatttctaataatataaaatgcaaataattatGATACTGTagttataaaatataataattgtaaatataaaaatgtaatatttctaacaaatataaaataaaaatataattatgataatataaataaaaaataatgaatatgaatataaaatataactatatttctaatatgaatataatataaaaatataatgtgattttttaaatataaaataatataaaatataataaatattatatttccaaaataaatataaattaaaaatatattaatatttatatatgtataaaaagtttatcatacatataaaataattattatgtaaacgtaaaaatacaataattatgATATTTATAGCATACAATATAGTATGTTTAtaatataaagataaaaatacaattattatatttctaatataaatataaaaatatatttctaatatcaatataaaaatatagtatttgttatattttaatataaatatgattatataaatataaagatagaataaatataaatataaaaattgaataattatataaatatagaataatataaatataaaagtagaataattataatattttatatttttatattaggattatatttttatatttaaattctaaataaaatgtaaatataataataataaatataataataaatataacaataataacaataaatataacaataatataataacaataataacataatcatcatcatcatcatcataattctGACCAGGATGAAGTCTGTCTGGTAGGTGGAGAGCATGAGGACGGAGACGCTGTGTTGCGCCAAAGGGCCGATGACGGACTTGGCAATCTTGGTGACGCCGATGGGCTGGATGCCGGCCGAAGCGCTCCCATTGGATGAGACGTTGAGCACCAGCCACGCCGACTCCACCGCTTGCAGGAATTCCGACGCAGGCAGCTCTGGAAAAtaaacactatttatttattcatttaataaacTTTAATGATTTAATTAGTTAACATTtactttaattttatatattatttaaatttactttataatattatatatatatattcattattttattatataaaataaaaatgatatagaataaatattatatatttatttatttctattattttattaaatatatacttatatttatatttgtaataaaaatatataaaaatgcaaaataaatatataaaaattattaaaataaatatattattatatatactttttatatgtttatttttattatatatttatattattaaaatatattttatgtattaatattatattatatttaatataataatatttatgaattatttttattttatatatttaatatagtattattttattattattattaaccttgtaaagcgctgtaaatttacacaaatttatatattttaaatttataaatttataaatttaaattaaatttaaatatatatacatatacactattctataacaatatatattatatacaattatatatattataatataatatacaatatagaatatattatatatatatattaatatatataatttgtcgatatttattttaaatggcatTTAACAACAgggtaattattattatcattattacagtgtagtcacactctctcagccccatagAATGACCGTAAAAACCATCGTCCTGGTACCTTTGAAGCCTTCCTCGTCCAGAATGATGGTATAGTCCTCCGGAGTCTCCGTCAAGCTGAAGAATTTGCACCTGGAAAGGGAGagaaaccatggtttaaacctgGTTAGTTTGAACCTGGTTACTTTGAACGAGTGGGCCCCACAACACTGTGTCCCTTTTAAGACAGTTTTGGACTCcgtttcccagaagcctctgccatgttggccaatgcCTTAGGcttgtgggagttgaagtccaacatctctgAAAAGGGGCACGGTTTTGGGGAACACTGCTTTAAACCTGATtagtttatatgtatatatgggaCCTATAGCTCCCAAAGCCCACCCCAAGGGCTGATAGGAGTCCAAAAAGGGACCTCCTTATATAGTAATGGCTTCCCTCCCTTTAAAGAGAGCAATGCAATGAGAAAGCAATTAAAGCCCCCTCACAAGCCTTTAACCCCTTTTTGGGGCTTCCTGACCCACCTTCCTCCTCAAACCCACATAATACACGTGTCTGTTTAcattcacacatgcaaacacacccaaaattgggactttgtccctccctccctttaaaGAGAGcaatgcaaagagagagagagcgcgatTAAAGTGAATTAAACTCATTAAGGACCCTTTCCAAGCCCCTGACACGCGTGTTGACAcgtgtttttccacattcacacatacacacccaaaaGTGGGActttgtccctccctccctttaaaGAGCGCAATGCAATGAGAGAGCAATTAAAGTGAATTAGACCCATTAAAGACCCTTTCAAAGCCCATGACACGCGTGTTGACAcgtgtttttccacattcacacaTACAAACACCCAAAACTGGGGTTCTGGGCTTCCCTCCCTTTAAAGAGTTGTAGAGAGCGATTAAAGCCATTAAACCTCCCTCAAAAAACCCCTTTCCAACCCCTGACCCGCTTGTTGACACGTGTctgcccattcacattacctggTCCTTTGGGGTAGGAGCAGGAGCTTGAGGAGAGGGTGAGTGTACTGCCAAAGGCCGGCCCTGGCCAGGCTTAAGACACAAACCACGACCACCAGGATCCGCAGCTCCATGACTAGGCCGCGCCCGATCCCCGGCCCTCGCGTACTGAAGAGGCCGGGGAAGGGCCGCCGCGCCCCGCCTCCAGCGCCACGCGAGGCCCGGCCCCTCCGGAGGAGGCGGGGCCCCAACTAGGCCCGGCCCCTTTCCACGCCCCAGAAAGGCCTCAGAGGccttttaaactgcatttaatCCTTTTATTTTCATCATGGTGGCTTGTTTAATTATTGTAATGGTTTTTGTGTGACTTATTGAGTGTTTTTTtattgcctctgaggctgagaaagtgtgactttttgGGATTTGTTTACATCATGGCTGAGCatgattcaaacccaggtctcccaaggctcaaaacagtacaaaatgccattttgagagggtttTTTCGTcctttctgaggttgagagagtgtgactagctgAACAGAGTggaattcaaacccaggtctcccaagGCTCAAATCCCAATTAACATGGCCATTAttacattataataaaatataatcaataattaaaacaattaaaacatttataataatataatcataataaggatcctatgtattcctgcatggcagaaggagggtcaGTCTGGATGACCACTTGGTGTCCCTTTGAACCACGATTCTATGGATGGAACTGACCATTAGTTTGACCATTACTTTTGGGAAGAACGGCATCGGGGATCGCGAATTACGAAAACGGCCCTCGACCCCAAAGCCTCTCTTTGGCGCGCAAGGAAACCCGCACTTCGCCGCATCTCTCCATCGCGTCTCTTCTTCTATCCTTCCTCCCCCATCTTCcctcgctttctctctctctatctccctatccctccctccccttttctccctttttcctgcGCAGTGTCGCAAACGCCGCCGTCGCCGCGGTCCAAAGTCCAGAAACTCTCCTAAGCGCACAGATAAAATACGAACCTTGGGGGAATTTGCATTGCTCCCAATGTAAACAGATAGGCCAAGAAAGGGGTCCCTTTAACAGCTGCGGCAACAGCAGCGGCGGAGTTCTCACGATTTAAGGAATTGTCCTTTCGGAGGGGGTGGACCGTGCCGTTGGAAACTGCGTCCGTTTCTACTCTGAGAAACATGTCATAACCGGGGGGAAAAGCTGATAAGTCTTATCAGTTTGGAAAAGTGCGCAAAACTGCACAAAGATGGTGTCCAAATTGACGCACCTCCAAGTGGAGTTGCTCGGTGCGCTCCTGGAGTCCGGCGTAAGTAAAGAGACGCTGATCAAAGCACTGGGGGAACCGGTGGCGTCCGATGCGAATGCCGCCGCCGTGACAGAAAAAGGCAACCACTGCTGCCCGGAAATGGCGTCCCTCGCCAATGGGATGGATGACGGCGAGGAGGACGCGTCCGACGACGGCGAAGACGACTTCACGCCACCCATCATGAAGGAGCTGGAGAACCTGAGCCCCGAAGAAGCTGCGCACCAGAAAGCGGTCGTCGAAAGGCTCTTGCAGTAAGTGGTCGCCATCTTGTCCCCTTCCACGGTGTTTTCAAAAATCTCGCGAAACGTCGCGAAAACCCCTGTGGAACAAATTAAGCGGGAATTTAACGTCTTTCCTGTCAGAATACGCAGCTGGCGTTCCTAAAAGAAATGGCCGCTGTGACCATTAGATGCCACTGCGGTGTACGGAATGAGGAGCACGCCGGGTTTTCCGtattctaaccctaaccctaatttcCTGGAGTTAACCCGGACTAGGATCTAGATAGCTCTATATTGATTATGGGTTTGGGTCGAAGGAGGTGCAACTGGAAAGTTCGGGCGGGAGCTGGGTTCAAGTCTTACCTCAGCTTCTTCTCCTCCCTGTCCGCCTTGCGTTCGGCATCTGTTCTGGCGTCGGCCTCCGGAGTCAGGGGACTCAGACCTGGTTCTGGTTACTAATTATCCCGGGGCCGCTTTATTGTTATTCCTCTTTTTTCGGCTTTATACATTTATAAAGGAAAAGCCTCCTCCGATAAGGATTTTGATCATTAACTTTCTCAGGGAGGCTTTTTATTCCCCTTCAGGTGTAAACGCACCTGGATTGAAAAAGGAAAGGAGTAAGGGATATAGCATCGGTtgttattaattaatatattatccattataatattatatattattatattataatattatctaTTATCTAATATAATatgttattaatatatattattatatattataatattattatctattatctattaatatattataatatatattatattaatatatttatctattatatattattatatattattagaaTATTATTATAGTATCCTATAAtatcattatattatatattatctaatatattatattatattatagtataTTATCTATcacaatttattatattataaataaatgcaatactgtgcaatatataatatatataacatgatattatattataatatataatagagtatataaaatattataatataataaataatatattgtgATATAATATAACCTCTCAGAGATAAATCggaaatgatatatatatatatatatatacatacataaaatatataaagaattCTATATAAAtagattttatatgtatatatgtaagatatatatactgtatattaattaaattaattaaaatatataaataaatatatacatagattcaatataaataaatagattcaatacatgaataaatagattatatatatatatatatataatctgtatATAATTATCTAGATTCAAAATATCtaaatagattatatatatatagatagatagattaaatatatctaaataaatagatttaatatatatatctaaataaatagatttaatattatatatatatatatatatggattaaatatatataaataaagatattaaacatagttagatagatagatagatggatagatacaaagatatagatatagatatatatattgataatatacatataaataattaGATTTTAAGTGCTAAACTAGCCCTTAAAATCTCCTCCAGAGAGTCTTTATTTTAAATGGGNNNNNNNNNNNNNNNNNNNNNNNNNNNNNNNNNNNNNNNNNNNNNNNNNNNNNNNNNNNNNNNNNNNNNNNNNNNNNNNNNNNNNNNNNNNNNNNNNNNNATAAATAGATTCAATACATGAAtaaatagattatatatatatatataatctgtatATAATTATCAATAGATTCAAAATATCtaaatagattatatatatatagatagatagattaaatatatctaaatactgtaaatagatttaatatatatatctaaataaatagatttaatattatatatatatatatatggattaaatatatataaataaagatattaaacatagttagatagatagatagatggatagatacaaagatatagatatagatatatatattgataatatacatataaataattaGATTTTAAGTGCAAAACTAGCCCTTAAAATCTCCTCCAGAGAGTCTTTATTTTAAATGGGAATAATTTGTTTGCCGTTCGGGGCGAGAAAGGTGGAAATTTAATTGGCGGCGTTAACGGTTAATTAACCCGTGTTTAATCATTGGCGGCTGCGCCAATCCCTTTAAATATCTCCCAATGGCGGTCTCCCCTTCAATTCCCATCCAGGGCTGGCCCTGGTTAATGTCCAAAAACAGGCTTTTTAAAGGCAATCCAATCCATATTAAAGTAACTCAGGGGTGATATTTAACTAGGGTTTTACCCGGTCTAACGTTTAACGAGGCAGAAGCAGTGAGTAAACATGGCCTCCATACCGCGCCGCTGACTGCGCAACTCTGACGCGGATGGACTTTGGACTTTTGGAAACACCCTGATAATGCCGCCGGGGCCGTTTTCGAAGGTGTGTTTTTCCATAATGGAAACtaaaaaaatcactttattttacgGGTCAATCGCAGTGGTCTGCGCGACGCAAAAAAAGTATATACCTCGGCGCGCAAACGGTGTTTTGCGCAAACCATCCGAAAccgaattattattattattattatNNNNNNNNNNNNNNNNNNNNNNNNNNNNNNNNNNNNNNNNNNNNNNNNNNNNNNNNNNNNNNNNNNNNNNNNNNNNNNNNNNNNNNNNNNNNNNNNNNNNNNNNNNNNNNNNNNNNNNNNNNNNNNNNNNNNNNNNNNNNNNNNNNNNNNNNNNNNNNNNNNNNNNNNNNNNNNNNNNNNNNNNNNNNNNNNNNNNNNNNNNNNNNNNNNNNNNNNNNNNNNNNNNNNNNNNNNNNNNNNNNNNNNNNNNNNNNNNNNNNNNNNNNNNNNNNNNNNNNNNNNNNNNNNNNNNNNNNNNNNNNNNNNNNNNNNNNNNNNNNNNNNNNNNNNNNNNNNNNNNNNNNNNNNNNNNNNNNNNNNNNNNNNNNNNNNNNNNNNNNNNNNNNNNNNNNNNNNNNNNNNNNNNNNNNNNNNNNNNNNNNNNNNNNNNNNNNNNNNNNNNNNNNNNNNNNNNNNNNNNNNNNNNNNNNNNNNNNNNNNNNNNNNNNNNNNNNNNNNNNNNNNNNNNNNNNNNNNNNNNNNNNNNNNNNNNNNNNNNNNNNNNNNNNNNNNNNNNNNNNNNNNNNNNNNNNNNNNNNNNNNNNNNNNNNNNNNNNNNNNNNNNNNNNNNNNNNNNNNNNNNNNNNNNNNNNNNNNNNNNNNNNNNNNNNNNNNNNNNNNNNNNNNNNNNNNNNNNNNNNNNNNNNNNNNNNNNNNNNNNNNNNNNNNNNNNNNNNNNNNNNNNNNNNNNNNNNNNNNNNNNNNNNNNNNNNNNNNNNNNNNNNNNNNNNNNNNNNNNNNNNNNNNNNNNNNNNNNNNNNNNNNNNNNNNNNNNNNNNNNNNNNNNNNNNNNNNNNNNNNNNNNNNNNNNNNNNNNNNNNNNNNNNNNNNNNNNNNNNNNNNNNNNNNNNNNNNNNNNNNNNNNNNNNNNNNNNNNNNNNNNNNNNNNNNNNNNNNNNNNNNNNNNNNNNNNNNNNNNNNNNNNNNNNNNNNNNNNNNNNNNNNNNNNNNNNNNNNNNNNNNNNNNNNNNNNNNNNNNNNNNNNNNNNNNNNNNNNNNNNNNNNNNNNNNNNNNNNNNNNNNNNNNNNNNNNNNNNNNNNNNNNNNNNNNNNNNNNNNNNNNNNNNNNNNNNNNNNNNNNNNNNNNNNNNNNNNNNNNNNNNNNNNNNNNNNNNNNNNNNNNNNNNNNNNNNNNNNNNNNNNNNNNNNNNNNNNNNNNNNNNNNNNNNNNNNNNNNNNNNNNNNNNNNNNNNNNNNNNNNNNNNNNNNNNNNNNNNNNNNNNNNNNNNNNNNNNNNNNNNNNNNNNNNNNNNNNNNNNN includes the following:
- the CASTOR1 gene encoding cytosolic arginine sensor for mTORC1 subunit 1 isoform X1 gives rise to the protein MFLRVETDAVSNGTVHPLRKDNSLNRENSAAAVAAAVKGTPFLAYLFTLGAMQIPPRCKFFSLTETPEDYTIILDEEGFKELPASEFLQAVESAWLVLNVSSNGSASAGIQPIGVTKIAKSVIGPLAQHSVSVLMLSTYQTDFILVREKDLPVVIHTLANEFEIYQEVNGEPVPAKCDDATNGFVRPKQAVSANVHPFQSPPNRFCILSVAPETLPAIATILLDVLFYSHSAAKESASLDGGSGGGAESFAFFAFSLIEGYISIVMDAETKEKFPSDLLLTSSSGELWRMVRIGGQPLGFDECGIVAQIAEPLADADISAYYISTFNFDHALVPEEGIDHVTEVLQKRQESRR
- the CASTOR1 gene encoding cytosolic arginine sensor for mTORC1 subunit 1 isoform X3, translating into MELRILVVVVCVLSLARAGLWQYTHPLLKLLLLPQRTRCKFFSLTETPEDYTIILDEEGFKELPASEFLQAVESAWLVLNVSSNGSASAGIQPIGVTKIAKSVIGPLAQHSVSVLMLSTYQTDFILVREKDLPVVIHTLANEFEIYQEVNGEPVPAKCDDATNGFVRPKQAVSANVHPFQSPPNRFCILSVAPETLPAIATILLDVLFYSHSAAKESASLDGGSGGGAESFAFFAFSLIEGYISIVMDAETKEKFPSDLLLTSSSGELWRMVRIGGQPLGFDECGIVAQIAEPLADADISAYYISTFNFDHALVPEEGIDHVTEVLQKRQESRR
- the CASTOR1 gene encoding cytosolic arginine sensor for mTORC1 subunit 1 isoform X2; the protein is MFLRVETDAVSNGTVHPLRKDNSLNRENSAAAVAAAVKGTPFLAYLFTLGAMQIPPRCKFFSLTETPEDYTIILDEEGFKELPASEFLQAVESAWLVLNVSSNGSASAGIQPIGVTKIAKSVIGPLAQHSVSVLMLSTYQTDFILVREKDLPVVIHTLANEFEIYQEVNGEPVPAKCDDATNGFVRPKQVSANVHPFQSPPNRFCILSVAPETLPAIATILLDVLFYSHSAAKESASLDGGSGGGAESFAFFAFSLIEGYISIVMDAETKEKFPSDLLLTSSSGELWRMVRIGGQPLGFDECGIVAQIAEPLADADISAYYISTFNFDHALVPEEGIDHVTEVLQKRQESRR